The genomic region TGCCGTTTTCTGCGAAGGCGGGGCGGCGATCATCCTTCATCTCGAAGAGCTGGAGCTTTTGCTTGCGTGCGGCTTTTGTCTGCGCGCGGCGCAGGCGCAGAATATCTTTCCGCTCGTAGCGGACGCCGCCGATTAGGCATGCTCATCCTGATCGACGCAGTCGCGGCAGATTTCTTCCTTGCGCTGAAACCGATTTGAAACTGGGCGAAAGAAAGCAGAAACTAAGTTTTCTGACGCTCAACATTTTTAACGCGCCCGTAAGGCTTAAGCTCAATTTATACGTCTTTAGAGGGCGAATTTATCCCGCAGATTGACACCCGCAAAAGAAAAATGCCTGTCGTCCCTCGGAGGAATAGCGATGAATGGCTTGGCACGTCCCGAGGAAAACAATTCAAATAACGTCGCCAGCCTATGGCCGGAACATTCGTCCGGGGTTGACGCGCGCGGGCTTAGGCCCTTGGGCCTTGGAGCGATCGCGCGCAAGCTTGTTGGTCTGCCTGCCGGATCCGTTGTATCTCCCAGCCTGATCTCGCCGCGTAGTCACGACACGCTGTTATCTCGTTACTGCCAACGTCTAATAACGGAACGACTCCACGCCGCTTCGGTCTTGCTGTGTCTCGTGACTGTGGCCTGGATTCCAATCGATGCAGCCCTGTTCGATTTCAATTCCAGGATTGTCGTTCCGCTCGCGACCGGTCGTCTCGCTTTCTCCGCGCTTTTCTGGATGGTTGGTAGAATGGAATTCCGACCTGCTAACGCTTATCATGGAATCGGAAGTATCGCGCTCATGGTGAGCGCGGGACTCGGATTTATTTTTTTCGCATATGTAGTACTTATCGAACACGGGCAAGGCCATATAGCTGCCCAGGGATGCGAACAATACGCCCTTATGCCAATCGCCCTGATAGCTGGTATTTCCATCTTCCCGCTATCTCTTGTGGAAGCGCTATCGCTAACGATCCTTCCCCTCATGGTCCTGATAGTCGGGTCGCGCTTATGCGACAATGTTTTCGCCGGACTGCGAACGGATGCATTGGTCCTTCTAACTTCTTCAATCATTGGAACTGCGGTGACATCTTCCGTCAGTCAATTGAATCTTCTGATCAACCTTTTAGGGCACTCGACGATGGATCCGCTCACGGAAGCATTATCTCGACGCGGAGGAACGGAGCTGTTGGACGTCTTCTTTCGGCAGTCGGAATGCACCGGGACTTCTTTATCGCTCGCTCTATTCGACCTTGATCGATTCAAGCTTATCAACGATCGGTATGGCCACTTGGCGGGAGATCGCGTTCTTCGGGAAATGATCCGGAGTCTAAAAGTTCGCATGCGTCGACAGGACGCCGTCATTCGCTGGGGAGGCGAAGAGTTTGTGGTCGTGATGCCGAACACTGATGCAGTGCGAGCGCGTGAGGTGTTAATGGACCTGTGTTTCTCCGGCTCAACTGTTCGTCCTGATGGGACGTTGCAGGCGGTCAGCGCCGGATTGGCAGAAAGGACCGTCGACAAAGCACAAAGCTGGCCGGAGCTCGTCAATATTGCGGACGAAAGGATGTACAAAGCCAAGGAGATGGGAAGAAATCAGTTGGTAGGGCCTGCACCTATTCCTTTAAATCGCGAAGGTGAATAAACTTTCGAACCATTTCACGATGGTGGAAGATGGGCTTTACGATTCAATCACTAATGCAAAGTCATCCGTGAAGATTTCTTAAGCGATTGATTGCATGGCTATTGTGAGATCCGACAGATATTCGTATTTTGCGGCTGTGCATGGATTTTCCGGCTACGATCTCAAAGTCGAAGCGCGGAGCCTCGCTTCGACTCCGGCAAAGGCGCCGATCTCGAGCCTGACAGCGCAGACTTTCGCGAAGCCCTGCTGGATATTGGCGTCTACAAGATACCAAGCGCGCTCTCGGGGAGCGCCATTTCATGCATCGGTTAGCTCCACGCTGCACTCGACGCAGGGATCGAGCGCGAGCGCCCATGCACGCGCCTGAGACTCGTCTTCATTCTCTCTTGCGGCAAGTATTGCGCGCAGCACGCCGCGCGGATGAAAGTTCCATTCGGTGGGCGCTATAATTCGGTAGTCGGCGACACGGCCTTCCGCTAATCGCACCCAGTGCAGCAACACGCCGCGCGAGGTCTCTACGGCGGCCAGGCCGCAGCCGGGCTCAAGCGGCCAGGCTTGGATGATTTTCCGTAACGCTGGCAGCGGTGAACTGGCGGCCTGCGCCAGCTCGACCAAGCGCGCAAGCATGCGCGCACCTGCGTCGTCACCGGAAATATCTAGCCACGCACGGATCAAGGGATGTTCGTGAACGCGCACCAGCGCGCCTGTCTCCAAAGGTTCCCCCTGCCAGTCGGGACGTTCGCTAAACATGGGATTCGCATTGCATGCCGCATCGATGGTGAATGCGACGTCCCGGTTCCACTGCGCAACAGGCGGTAGAAATCCCGTGGCTGGAGCCTGAACGGTGGCACCCATCCAGTGCGCCAACCGGCGCGCCGTCGGTGTCGCGGCCTTTACGCACCATGCCTGAAGTCCAGAGGCGTCCAAACGCAGCCAATCTTCAGGATCTATCCCGAAAACCTCACTCGTCAGGAGGACGCGCAGCAGGTGCAATACGGTTGCGGCAGGCTGTGCTTCGTTCGCGCACAGCGCGCGCACTATCGCCGGTTCTTCTCGGTCACCCATAAGTTTAGGCCAGGCCAGGAACAGGTTGCATGCATGCTCGCGAAGAAACTCGCTCGTCACGGCCCAGGCGCGGTCCGACTCAGATGCTTCCTCCATCGTCCCCGCGCCGGCGGCTTCGGTGGCGCTCGCGCACGCTGTCCGCTGAGCGGCACGGCAAAGTGAAAACGCAAGGCTGATCCGCAGGGCCGCATCGGCCGGTGTCGCAGAAAAGATCCAAGATTTAAGCGGCAAAAGTCGCGAAGAGTGCACGACCAGCTCAGTGAACTGCCCGTGTGACGAGCTTAGAGAAATCACAAGTCGCTGCGGCGCGATCATGTTGACCTCGCAACCCGCGTGATGAGCCGAAGCGCCTCGCCGTCCATGCTGGGCCAGACCGGAATAGCCGGGGCAGCCCAGATTGTCCGCGGTCCGAAGGAAACGCCCGAACATCGCGGGTCCGGGTCGCGGCGGTCATTATCCACTTCGGACAACCCTCCGCCGAGGCGGACTAGCGATGAGGTCGTCGAAATAGGCCGAGAGATCTCGCTCTCCGCTTAGGGCCGCCTCGACGCCATCCAGCGCGCGTTGAATTTTGTCGGCCTCATCAGCGCTCAAGACCTCACGTGCCATGCTCTGGACGACCAACACCCAAGTGCCGACTGGCTGTTCGTCCACCAGAGCGAGGTTCACTTGGCGGCGCACCCCACGCCCTTCACATTGCGCGCTCCATCCCGCGCACTCGATGATGCGCATCGGTATGCCTAAGCACATCGCTAGCTGTTCCTAAAAAGTTGCGCATAGGATTTATCCGCACTTGGTTGAAGCGTTATGCCCAACTCAAGCCCCATGACGCTCAGTTGCGCCGGAGAACGTGCCAGCAGGATTCGGCGCACTTCCTTGTACGGAGTGAATCGGGAGATTTCCCGGTCGTCTAATCTCGCCAACACGTTCACAGCAGCGTTGTGGTCGGCTTGGAGAACATCCCCGTTTGCACGGTAAAACTTGTCGCCTTCGCGCTTGCCTTCCAGCAAGCCGTTGGTCGAGTCCATTTGCGATGTATAAGCTCCATTCACCAAGGTGTGCTTGGCGTTACGCTGCTCACATACGGAGTCCAGAGCCTCGGCAAGAACGCCTTTGGCCCATGCACTCATCCTGCGATTGAACCGCTTCCATTGATGCTTTGACGCAATGCCAGCGGTCAAGTCCTCAGACGCCACCACAGCCGCTTTATCGACGATGGAATGCGCTGCCTGATAGGCGATGGTGCGCAACTGCTTCTGAGCTTTTTCTCTGCGGGCGTCGATCTTCTTTCGCCCAAGGTTATTTTTCCTGATCCGGTTAGCCTTGGCGATGTTGCCTGCCTCACGGTGCTTCTTCTCCAGCGCGTGCAGCTTGTTGCGCTGCCTGCCAGTGGCAGACGCCTTGTCGCTGTACTCGGTCATTACCTTCCCAAAGGCAATACCGTGATGCTCGCCATCGGAGTCCGTGAAAGCCTCGGTATATCCTTTGTCGATGCCGAGCTCCTGATCGCCGCATTCGCGGCCAGAACCTTTCTCTGTGGCGTAGTGAATCTCGGTGAATCCATCCTTCACGACGATGCGCAGGTTGCTCCTGGTCAGGTCAACATTCTTCCCGCTGGTAGTCATAGTCAGCACAATGTTGTTGCCGTATTTCTTGGCGATCCTGATGGTGATGATGAGGTTGCCGTTGACGACCTCGGTGGCGAACTTGTCTGACCTGACGATGAACTGGTTGGCGACAGAAGACCTGCCGTGTCGGAAATGCTTGCGCATCTGGCGGTGCAGGAATGGATCGGACAGCCACTCATCTCGCTTGAGCAGCGTATAGAGCCTCTTGCGCTCGCTCTCGTCACCGGCGCACTTGGCGATTGCGCCGCGTACTAACAGCTTCGCAGCGGCCTTGTAGGTCAGGATGTCGTTGATGATGTCCTTGGTCGTCTCGGCGCGGATCGAGCCGTCGATAGCCAGCCCATCGTAGAGCTTCTTCTCGACGACTTCAGAGCGAATGGCGACAGCGGATATGCCAACCGTGCCGAGTGCACCGTACCGACGCCACAGGTCAGCGCGGATATAGCCGGTCGCCTTGCAGATCGCCGCAAGATGCTGAGGGACATCGGCAATGATGGTGCGCGTGACTTTCATTTATTCGGGAACTTTTCGTTGTGTCGTTTTACGGCCTTCCGCATTTCACGGTAATGGCGCTTCGCATCGGGGCAGTCAGGGTCAATGGCCGTTCTTCAGCGCATACAGCATCATGTGACTTGCAATTGAAGATCATCTTTCTGCCCGTGGCTGGATACCCGGCAATAAACGACAGTCAGGCGTTTCTCATCCGCTTTGCCAAGAATCCCGCGAACATCACCCTCGTCGAAATAGCGATACCCAGAAGCAAGGCGTTTGCTCTTGATGAAGCCGCCGCGCTCCCAAGGGCGAACCGTCGAAGCCGAGCGGCTTATCCGCCGAGCAAAATCACTGATGCTGTATTGCTTGTCAATTTAGCCAATTAAAGACCAGTATAGATAAGACTCAAGCATCAGTTAAAACCTCCTTCGAGCGACCGCAGGTTCATCAACAATTCGCGCTGGAAACTCCGACGTTCAGGCCGTGGAGGAAAGCGCGTCCCTTATTTGAGAGATCAAGCAGGCGTATTGCGGCGGAACACGTCGTGTCTGGACGTGGACGGTTCTTGTTCTAAACACCCGGTCGAAGCGTCAATTGGAACGTGACGGACAAGGCCACTCGAAAGCCGCAGCGATGCGGGGATGTTCAGAGCCTCTTTAGGTTCCTGGCCGTTACGAAAAGAACGGCCATTTTCTTTTTGGATCGCCCGCCATATATTTTTTGTTGTGGCCTTGTCAGTCATTTCCCAATCCTTGCTGTCCACGTCTGGGGCTTGAAAATCCCCGCCCTTCAGGCGTGGAAGACGTTAAGTCACGTTGATTTGCAGCAATTCCTCGCCGTTCGGATCGGTGACGTGAACCGCACAGGCCAGACAGGGATCAAAGCTGTGGATGGTGCGCAGAATCTCGAGCGGCTGCTTTGGATCAGCGAGCTCGGTGCCGCGCAAGGCGGCCTCATACGGGCCGTCTTGCCCCAGCGTGTCACGCGGCCCAGCATTCCAAGTGCTCGGCACCACCGCCTGATAGTTGTCGATCACTCCATTCTTGATCACGATCCAATGTGCCAGAGCACCACGCGGCGCCTCCGTGAAGCCGACGCCCGTCGCTTCCGCCGGCCAGCTCGATGGCTCCCATAACGCCTCGTTGAAAGTCTCCAGCTCGCCTGCGCGAATATTTGCCATCAACTGGTCATACCAAGCCTGCATCTCATCGACGATGAGCTTGCTCTCGAGGGTCCGTGCGGCGGTACGGCCCATGGTGGAAAATAGCGCCTCGGTCGGCAAGTCGAGCTTCGAAAGCGCCATGCCGACCAGCTCGCGCGCCGGCTTGTTGCCCGTCGCATACATCATGAGGACGCGCGCCAGAGGCCCGACTTCCATTACTTTGTTTTTCCAACGCGGCGACTTCAGCCACGAATAGCTCTGCTCAGAGTCGAGATGCTCATAGGGCGGCTTCGGGCCGGTGTAGTGAAGGTTGGTTTGTCCCTGAAACGGATGCAGTCCAGCGTTTTTGCCGGTGCTGTAGTCGTACCAGGAGTGCGAAACGAATTCCTGGATTTGCTCGGGCGCCCGAAGATCCACTTCTTGCACCTTGGTCAGATCGCGGTCCACGATAATGCCGCGTGGAATCATCAAGCTGGACAGATCGTCGATGCTTTTGCCCTCCGATGGAAATTCCCCGTAGGTCAGGAAATTGCCGACGCCCTCGCCTTTCTTGAACCAATCCTTGTAATAGCCGGCAATGGCGAGCGTGTCGGGTAGGTAGACTTGCTCGACGAAGGCCTGCATCTTACGGATCACGTCCTGCACGATTGCGAGGCCGTTCATGTTCAGCGCCGTGCCACTGTTGCTAGCTTGTGAGCTCGGTCCGACGCTGATCGCCGACGGCGTTCCTCCTACGACGAAATTCGGGTGCGGATTTTTGCCGCCGAAGACGGTGTGCAGGCGCACGACCTCACGCTGCCAAGCCAGTGCGTCGAGATAGTGCGCAACAGCCATCAGGTTGGCTTCGGGTGGAAGCTTGTAAAGCGGATTGCCCCAGTAGCCGTTGGCGAAGATACCAAGCTGACCGGAAGCGACGAAGCGCGATAGCTTGGCCTGCACGTCCTTGAAATAACCTGGCGACGACTGAGGGTAGCTGCTCAGTGATTGCGCAAGTTCGGAGGTCTTTTGTGGATCGGCCCTCAGCGCCGAGACCACGTCGACCCAGTCGAGCGCATGCAGGTGGTAAAAATGCATGACGTGGTCATGCACGAATTGCGCGGCGATCATCAGATTCCGGATCAGTTGAGCGTTCGCCGGAATTGGATAGTGAAGCGCGTCTTCAACCGAGCGGACCGAAGCTATGCCATGCACGAGCGTGCAAACCCCGCAGATGCGTTGCGCGAAAGCCCAGGCGTCGCGCGGGTCGCGCCCGCGCAGGATGATCTCGATGCCGCGAACCATCGTCCCGGAGCTGGACGCCTGTCGGATCACGCCATTATCGAGAACGGCCTCGATGCGCAGATGTCCCTCGATACGAGTGATCGGATCAACAACAATAGTTTCAGCCATGGTCGCAGCTCCAAAAGTCGGTCATCGCGCCCACAATCGGGACTCCCATAATTTCACCTCAGATCGAAACGCCTCGGCGTCCGTAAAAGGCGCCACTCATCGCTCTGGAGAAGAAGATCATCCCAGTGTGCGCGAGCTTGGTGAAAGGTAGGCATAGGAGCAGCAAATCGACCGACAGGACGTGAATCGCGAGCACCATCGAGTAAGGTTCGACAAGATGGTAGAAAGCAGTCAGGCCGGTTGCCAATGGCAGCGCGACCAGAAACCATGCGAAGTAGTCGCCGAAGCCCGATATGCCGCGAAGGATGGGGCTTGCGATGCGATGCGTCAGCAAGGCCAGAAGACCGAGCAGGGTCACGAACCCAGCAAGGGCTACGATGCCATTGGGCAGCCCGGGCCAGTTCAGGCCGGTCACGCTCCGAATAAAAAGAATATGCGGAACGAATCCTAGGATCACGACAAAGAGACCAAAGTGAAAGGCGTAGCTGATCACAGTCCAGTGGAGAACCTGAGCTCTGTATTCCTTGTGCGGCCATAGATGCGAGAAGAAAGCCTGCACGCCCTTGAGCCAGGCATATGGCACGCGAGCCCGGGAAAGTTCCAACGGTCGCCGCATCGCGAGGATGCCGATGATCCGCCAGAATAGGCCAAACACCATGACGACCAGGGCCACCATAAGCGCGGGACCCCGCGCGAAGTTCAAAAGTTCCAAACCCGTCATGATGATCGTTCCCCGGGCTGTTGCTTGGACGAGTCAGCGGCTTCAAGTTTTCTCTGGCGCGACCGCGCCACAACGGCCGTACCAATACCTGCAACCGAACCAAGCACCGCGGCGGCGCCCAGAACCTCCGCCTTTGGCCAGTGCCCGGTGGCCGCGGAAAGCGGCTGATAGAAACCGCCGCCATCCCAGAAATTTGGTTCCGAACAGCCAAGACAGCCATGGCCCGATTCAATGGGGAAGCTGGTGCCGTCATTCCACTTCATAGTGGCGCAGCCGTTGTACGTAACAGGCCCTTTGCAGCCGAGTTCGTATAGGCACCAACCGTTGCGGGCGCCTTCGTCGTCGAAGCTCTTGGCAAAAAGCCCTTTGTCGTAGAACGGGCGACGATAGCAACGATCATGAATGCTCGTTCCATAGAACATCACGGGACGCTTGTAGGCATCCA from Methylovirgula sp. HY1 harbors:
- a CDS encoding diguanylate cyclase, whose product is MNGLARPEENNSNNVASLWPEHSSGVDARGLRPLGLGAIARKLVGLPAGSVVSPSLISPRSHDTLLSRYCQRLITERLHAASVLLCLVTVAWIPIDAALFDFNSRIVVPLATGRLAFSALFWMVGRMEFRPANAYHGIGSIALMVSAGLGFIFFAYVVLIEHGQGHIAAQGCEQYALMPIALIAGISIFPLSLVEALSLTILPLMVLIVGSRLCDNVFAGLRTDALVLLTSSIIGTAVTSSVSQLNLLINLLGHSTMDPLTEALSRRGGTELLDVFFRQSECTGTSLSLALFDLDRFKLINDRYGHLAGDRVLREMIRSLKVRMRRQDAVIRWGGEEFVVVMPNTDAVRAREVLMDLCFSGSTVRPDGTLQAVSAGLAERTVDKAQSWPELVNIADERMYKAKEMGRNQLVGPAPIPLNREGE
- a CDS encoding nickel-dependent hydrogenase large subunit, which codes for MIAPQRLVISLSSSHGQFTELVVHSSRLLPLKSWIFSATPADAALRISLAFSLCRAAQRTACASATEAAGAGTMEEASESDRAWAVTSEFLREHACNLFLAWPKLMGDREEPAIVRALCANEAQPAATVLHLLRVLLTSEVFGIDPEDWLRLDASGLQAWCVKAATPTARRLAHWMGATVQAPATGFLPPVAQWNRDVAFTIDAACNANPMFSERPDWQGEPLETGALVRVHEHPLIRAWLDISGDDAGARMLARLVELAQAASSPLPALRKIIQAWPLEPGCGLAAVETSRGVLLHWVRLAEGRVADYRIIAPTEWNFHPRGVLRAILAARENEDESQARAWALALDPCVECSVELTDA
- a CDS encoding HypC/HybG/HupF family hydrogenase formation chaperone produces the protein MCLGIPMRIIECAGWSAQCEGRGVRRQVNLALVDEQPVGTWVLVVQSMAREVLSADEADKIQRALDGVEAALSGERDLSAYFDDLIASPPRRRVVRSG
- a CDS encoding nickel-dependent hydrogenase large subunit is translated as MAETIVVDPITRIEGHLRIEAVLDNGVIRQASSSGTMVRGIEIILRGRDPRDAWAFAQRICGVCTLVHGIASVRSVEDALHYPIPANAQLIRNLMIAAQFVHDHVMHFYHLHALDWVDVVSALRADPQKTSELAQSLSSYPQSSPGYFKDVQAKLSRFVASGQLGIFANGYWGNPLYKLPPEANLMAVAHYLDALAWQREVVRLHTVFGGKNPHPNFVVGGTPSAISVGPSSQASNSGTALNMNGLAIVQDVIRKMQAFVEQVYLPDTLAIAGYYKDWFKKGEGVGNFLTYGEFPSEGKSIDDLSSLMIPRGIIVDRDLTKVQEVDLRAPEQIQEFVSHSWYDYSTGKNAGLHPFQGQTNLHYTGPKPPYEHLDSEQSYSWLKSPRWKNKVMEVGPLARVLMMYATGNKPARELVGMALSKLDLPTEALFSTMGRTAARTLESKLIVDEMQAWYDQLMANIRAGELETFNEALWEPSSWPAEATGVGFTEAPRGALAHWIVIKNGVIDNYQAVVPSTWNAGPRDTLGQDGPYEAALRGTELADPKQPLEILRTIHSFDPCLACAVHVTDPNGEELLQINVT